One Candidatus Acidiferrales bacterium genomic region harbors:
- a CDS encoding DUF2306 domain-containing protein yields MATPAATTGPRSRLIQAKHVMFIVFVAMIVIVWITRDRFLLQANSFLRQRYSPIAPLMFLHGVPGAIALFLGIFQFSSRLRTRFLTLHRAMGRIYVACVALAAPVAIVVSTRLPIPTLLMASVIQASGWILTTGTALYCVRTGRISQHREWMIRSYPFAAVFVVVRVIIAIPAVAAAGMLGLAEVVWSTIAVACFLPSFVIAWQHLAASRRPQKARAA; encoded by the coding sequence ATGGCCACACCAGCCGCGACCACGGGCCCACGGAGTCGTTTAATTCAAGCCAAGCACGTGATGTTTATCGTGTTCGTCGCGATGATCGTCATTGTTTGGATCACGCGAGATCGTTTCTTGCTCCAGGCGAATTCGTTCTTGCGCCAGCGATACTCGCCGATTGCGCCACTGATGTTTCTGCACGGCGTTCCCGGCGCCATCGCTCTTTTCCTGGGTATCTTTCAGTTTTCCAGCCGACTGCGAACGCGCTTCCTCACGCTGCATCGCGCCATGGGGCGGATTTACGTTGCCTGCGTTGCGCTTGCTGCTCCAGTTGCCATCGTCGTTTCCACCAGGCTGCCGATTCCCACGCTGCTGATGGCCTCAGTGATTCAGGCCAGCGGCTGGATTCTCACCACCGGCACGGCGCTCTACTGTGTGCGCACCGGAAGAATCAGTCAGCATCGCGAATGGATGATTCGCAGCTATCCGTTCGCCGCCGTATTTGTCGTCGTCCGCGTAATTATTGCCATTCCGGCCGTCGCGGCTGCGGGAATGCTCGGCCTGGCCGAGGTGGTTTGGAGCACGATCGCCGTCGCATGCTTCCTGCCGTCTTTTGTGATTGCATGGCAGCATCTCGCAGCCAGCCGCCGGCCGCAAAAAGCACGCGCTGCCTAA